Proteins found in one Bordetella genomosp. 9 genomic segment:
- a CDS encoding SDR family NAD(P)-dependent oxidoreductase encodes MDKHAVVSGTSSGIGLATARRLLADGWTVTGLDLTPSTLRHDAFRAEACDLCDLGALKKALSALDGVHAMVHCAGHMKTAPLGSLDPDASLEMWRVHVLAAQAMADVLLPGMPDEGRVVLIGSRTANGAAGRSEYAACKSALTGMARSWALEVVERGITVNVVSPAATRTAMLDDPARAKAPPVLPPMGRYIEADEVAGAVGFLLSPAAGGITGQNIVICAGASL; translated from the coding sequence ATGGACAAGCACGCCGTGGTCTCCGGCACCAGCTCCGGCATCGGGCTGGCGACCGCGCGTCGCCTGCTGGCGGACGGCTGGACGGTGACGGGCCTGGATCTGACGCCATCGACGCTGCGCCACGATGCCTTCCGCGCCGAGGCCTGCGACCTGTGCGACCTGGGGGCATTGAAGAAGGCGTTGTCGGCCCTGGACGGTGTCCATGCGATGGTCCACTGCGCCGGCCACATGAAGACGGCGCCGCTCGGTTCGCTGGACCCGGACGCCAGCCTGGAGATGTGGCGTGTGCACGTACTGGCCGCGCAGGCGATGGCGGACGTGCTGTTGCCCGGCATGCCGGACGAGGGCAGGGTGGTGCTGATCGGCAGCCGCACGGCCAACGGGGCGGCGGGGCGCAGCGAGTATGCCGCGTGCAAGTCCGCGCTGACGGGCATGGCCCGCTCCTGGGCCCTGGAGGTCGTCGAGCGCGGGATCACGGTGAACGTGGTCTCGCCGGCGGCGACGCGGACGGCCATGCTGGACGACCCCGCGCGCGCCAAGGCGCCACCCGTGCTGCCCCCGATGGGGCGATACATCGAGGCCGACGAAGTCGCGGGCGCCGTGGGATTCCTGCTGTCGCCGGCCGCCGGCGGCATCACTGGTCAGAACATCGTGATCTGCGCGGGCGCTTCGCTATAG
- a CDS encoding alpha/beta fold hydrolase, translating into MVTHRCTRLALLLIIASLLAACTANSPRRYAADCSQAPLSRPASASPIETVAASSAQDSYVLGFVELDDQGHLYCRNQMNDVVGRLRTEAAQRDVLMVVFVHGWRHDDKPDDENLKTFRVLLDGLVADEHALADSERAPRRVVGVYVAWRGMSLTPPGLQYLTFWDRKNTAATIGHGDVTEVLTRLEQVKREKDDRVGQDSATRLVIIGHSFGGLIVHTALSQIMVSRFVRTGGPPVQYGGPARPPTEPEPGDDDEIQVQGFGSLVVLINPAFEAQLFSSLSDISAEHAHYARDQAPLMAVMTSEADSATGILFPMGRRVSTLFENTRTMTRWNATTGQLESINESEAIITSVGHFLPYRTHRLYPRPDRPERKPDPANRELRAESMMDASRLRDTVSAAEGWTGDSPGSKISFRDVVLERTENSAGRNPYLVINVDKRLIASHGDLGNPGIRSFIKDLVLISTVPPPEKKRLFLRFNAM; encoded by the coding sequence ATGGTCACCCATCGCTGCACCCGTCTCGCCCTGTTGCTCATCATCGCGTCGCTGCTGGCCGCCTGCACCGCCAACAGTCCCCGGCGCTACGCCGCCGACTGCAGTCAGGCTCCCCTGAGTCGTCCCGCGTCGGCGTCGCCCATCGAAACCGTCGCGGCGTCCTCCGCCCAGGACAGCTACGTGCTCGGCTTTGTCGAGCTCGACGACCAAGGCCACTTGTACTGCCGCAACCAGATGAACGACGTCGTCGGCCGCTTACGGACTGAAGCGGCGCAGCGCGACGTGCTCATGGTGGTGTTCGTGCATGGCTGGCGGCACGACGACAAACCGGACGATGAAAACCTCAAGACGTTCCGGGTGCTATTGGACGGGCTCGTCGCAGACGAACACGCCCTGGCCGATAGCGAACGCGCGCCCAGGCGCGTGGTAGGGGTCTATGTGGCGTGGAGAGGCATGTCTCTCACGCCTCCCGGCCTGCAATACCTGACATTCTGGGACAGGAAGAATACCGCCGCGACGATAGGCCACGGCGACGTCACGGAAGTACTGACCCGCCTGGAGCAGGTCAAGCGGGAAAAGGACGATCGCGTCGGACAAGATAGCGCGACGCGTCTGGTCATCATCGGCCACAGCTTTGGCGGCTTGATCGTCCACACCGCCCTTTCCCAGATCATGGTGTCGCGCTTCGTCCGGACCGGCGGCCCTCCGGTGCAATATGGCGGGCCGGCCCGGCCGCCGACCGAACCTGAGCCAGGCGACGATGACGAGATCCAGGTCCAGGGCTTCGGCAGCCTGGTGGTGCTGATCAACCCAGCCTTCGAAGCCCAGTTATTCTCGTCGCTGAGCGACATATCCGCCGAGCACGCCCACTACGCCCGTGACCAGGCACCGCTGATGGCCGTGATGACTTCCGAAGCCGATTCCGCGACCGGCATCCTCTTCCCTATGGGCCGCCGGGTGTCGACGCTCTTCGAAAACACGCGAACGATGACCCGCTGGAATGCGACCACCGGGCAACTCGAATCGATCAATGAAAGCGAAGCGATCATCACCAGCGTCGGGCATTTCCTTCCGTATCGGACCCACAGGCTCTACCCCCGCCCCGACCGCCCCGAGCGCAAGCCGGACCCGGCCAACCGCGAACTAAGAGCCGAATCGATGATGGACGCCTCAAGGCTGCGTGACACCGTATCCGCCGCCGAAGGCTGGACGGGGGACTCCCCCGGCAGCAAGATTTCCTTTCGAGACGTGGTCCTGGAAAGAACGGAGAACTCGGCAGGCCGCAACCCCTATCTCGTCATCAATGTCGACAAAAGACTGATCGCCAGCCACGGCGATCTGGGAAACCCGGGCATACGGAGCTTCATCAAGGACCTCGTCCTGATCTCCACCGTGCCGCCACCGGAAAAGAAACGTCTGTTCCTGCGATTCAATGCGATGTAA
- a CDS encoding SDR family NAD(P)-dependent oxidoreductase — protein sequence MASIADDRTRRGAGDVLAGHQDVDEILGLRGKAVLVTGAASGLGAATARAFAEVGARVMLADISPDLDAQAARLSADGYDVSAAVLDVSSEADWLAVADQVRSRYGRLDVLVNNAGIIVRGGLATPLDRWNQVLAVNVTGAFLGMRTMAPLMPDGGGSAIVNVSSTAGLIAHTDASYTTSKWALRGLTKAASLELVARGIRVNSVHPATIATALTDAAPPGHIEANRHAIPMGREASPREVAQTIVFLASRQASFMTGAELAVDGGLSTSGVAWMRRAFQQAWTS from the coding sequence ATGGCGTCTATCGCGGACGATAGGACGCGCCGTGGCGCCGGCGATGTCCTGGCAGGGCATCAGGACGTCGACGAGATCCTGGGGTTGAGGGGAAAGGCCGTGCTGGTCACCGGCGCCGCCTCCGGCCTGGGCGCCGCCACGGCGCGCGCCTTTGCTGAAGTCGGCGCGCGTGTCATGCTGGCCGATATCTCGCCAGACCTGGACGCGCAGGCGGCCCGGCTGTCCGCCGACGGATACGACGTTAGCGCGGCCGTGCTGGATGTCTCCAGCGAAGCCGATTGGCTGGCCGTGGCGGATCAGGTGCGATCCCGTTATGGGCGGCTCGATGTGCTGGTGAACAATGCGGGCATCATCGTGCGGGGCGGCCTGGCGACGCCGCTGGATCGCTGGAACCAGGTGCTGGCGGTCAACGTGACCGGCGCTTTCCTGGGCATGCGCACCATGGCGCCGCTGATGCCGGACGGGGGCGGCAGCGCGATCGTCAATGTGTCGTCCACGGCAGGCCTGATCGCGCATACCGATGCGTCATACACCACCAGCAAATGGGCCTTGCGCGGGCTGACCAAGGCGGCCTCTCTGGAGCTCGTGGCGCGCGGCATCCGGGTCAACTCCGTCCATCCCGCCACGATCGCCACCGCCCTGACCGACGCCGCGCCGCCCGGTCATATCGAAGCCAACCGCCACGCGATTCCGATGGGACGCGAGGCCAGCCCAAGGGAAGTCGCGCAGACCATCGTGTTCCTGGCATCGCGGCAGGCCTCTTTCATGACCGGCGCCGAACTGGCGGTGGATGGCGGGCTGAGTACGTCGGGTGTCGCGTGGATGCGGCGGGCGTTTCAGCAGGCGTGGACGTCGTAA
- a CDS encoding arylsulfatase, whose translation MRTLIYLMKSLSRCGGRQYWDKPATGTDGTGIPNELVRAPCRDNNPLQFQPDRYTRMRISFLHTIPANEAVFQNAAILAHWAPEHLRHTIRPDLRQTMEQHSPPGKDAQQLVQQTIMDLAADADAVIVTCATLGPVVDAMPPTTVRIIRADAALAEAASRAGKNITVLCAVESTIEPNRALFERHAARTGARVTVQLLPDVWPLFVNGDLDACLEACARAAENAYRDGADVVAFAHPWMGPASERVQGDARPLHAAQAALSAVSAKA comes from the coding sequence ATGCGAACTCTTATTTATTTAATGAAAAGTCTAAGCCGCTGCGGTGGCAGGCAGTATTGGGACAAACCCGCGACAGGTACCGACGGTACTGGTATCCCCAATGAACTTGTCCGCGCGCCATGCCGCGACAACAATCCGCTTCAGTTTCAACCCGACAGGTACACGCGGATGCGCATTTCCTTCCTGCACACGATCCCGGCCAATGAAGCGGTTTTCCAGAACGCCGCGATACTCGCGCATTGGGCACCCGAACACCTCCGCCACACCATCCGGCCGGACCTGCGGCAGACGATGGAGCAACATTCACCGCCAGGCAAGGACGCACAACAGCTGGTCCAGCAAACCATCATGGACCTCGCGGCGGATGCGGACGCGGTCATCGTCACCTGCGCGACCCTCGGCCCCGTTGTGGACGCAATGCCCCCAACCACGGTACGCATCATCCGCGCGGACGCCGCCCTGGCGGAAGCAGCTTCACGCGCGGGAAAGAACATCACCGTCCTCTGCGCCGTCGAATCAACCATCGAACCCAACCGCGCCTTGTTCGAACGTCACGCCGCCCGAACAGGCGCCCGCGTGACGGTGCAACTGCTGCCCGATGTATGGCCCCTGTTCGTCAATGGCGACCTTGACGCCTGCCTGGAAGCCTGCGCGCGGGCCGCGGAAAATGCCTACCGCGACGGCGCCGATGTCGTGGCCTTCGCCCACCCCTGGATGGGCCCCGCGAGTGAAC
- a CDS encoding dihydrodipicolinate synthase family protein: MAKIDYQGIIPAIAVPFNKDYSINEPNLRQFAQWLGKQPGISALMTNGHTGEVFSLTPRERAQVTRITAEAVKGICPVVSSVVCEGINDAVEQAGWAKEAGADVLDIMPPHHWLRFGFKPEHCLDYFNAIGEATRLPLIVHIYPAWTRGSYSTDLLAELARMPHVAAFKMGEREMNKYARDIKAIREADSSKALLTCHDEYLLASMVQGIDGALVGFASLVPGLIHDLLLAVKKGDLKEAMHVQSLITPLKDAVYGSGEPTGEAHGRMKAAMAMAGIIADGTVRPPTHAPSKQELQVIEEALRHANLLKKSAA; the protein is encoded by the coding sequence TTGGCAAAGATCGACTATCAAGGCATCATCCCCGCCATCGCGGTGCCTTTCAACAAGGACTACAGCATCAACGAACCCAATCTGCGCCAGTTCGCGCAGTGGTTGGGCAAGCAGCCCGGCATTTCCGCCCTGATGACCAACGGCCACACCGGCGAGGTCTTCTCGCTGACGCCGCGCGAGCGCGCGCAGGTCACGCGGATCACCGCCGAGGCCGTGAAAGGCATCTGCCCGGTGGTGTCCTCGGTGGTGTGCGAAGGCATCAACGACGCGGTCGAACAGGCCGGCTGGGCGAAAGAAGCGGGCGCCGACGTGCTGGACATCATGCCGCCGCATCACTGGCTGCGCTTCGGCTTCAAGCCCGAGCATTGCCTGGACTACTTCAATGCGATCGGCGAAGCGACCCGGCTGCCCCTGATCGTGCACATCTATCCGGCCTGGACGCGCGGCTCCTATTCGACGGACCTGCTGGCGGAACTGGCGCGCATGCCCCATGTGGCTGCCTTCAAGATGGGTGAGCGCGAAATGAACAAGTACGCGCGCGACATCAAGGCGATCCGCGAAGCCGACTCGTCCAAGGCCTTGTTGACCTGCCATGACGAGTATCTGCTCGCGTCCATGGTGCAGGGGATAGACGGCGCCCTGGTGGGTTTCGCATCGCTGGTGCCCGGCCTGATCCACGACCTGCTGCTCGCAGTAAAGAAGGGCGACCTGAAGGAAGCCATGCACGTGCAAAGCCTGATCACGCCCCTGAAGGACGCGGTCTATGGCAGCGGCGAACCGACAGGCGAAGCCCATGGCCGGATGAAAGCCGCCATGGCCATGGCCGGGATCATCGCCGACGGTACCGTGCGGCCGCCGACGCATGCGCCCAGCAAGCAGGAACTGCAGGTGATCGAAGAGGCCCTGCGCCACGCCAACCTGCTCAAGAAGTCGGCGGCCTGA
- a CDS encoding ABC transporter permease, whose protein sequence is MSNAALQPMSATAKSAAANPARTKTRRVKRSVDGSAIALAGFVMLIALWFLSVRFLHVPSYILPDPMKVLHALWAGLAVDPTSATGFYRPLWSTLSNAALGFLIGSVTGLVLGSLMAESKVVEKLVMPYAFALQSLPKVAIAPLIVIWLGFGDSSKIAIAALLAFFPLLINSFTGLRATEPERIDLMRSLSATRFEIYRIVKLPNAAPFIFAGLDMAVVYALLGAIVAEFLGAQQGMGVAITQAQSVSDVAGVFALLIILGVMGVLLHGAVNRIERRVVHWARRADR, encoded by the coding sequence ATGAGTAACGCTGCCTTGCAACCCATGTCGGCCACGGCCAAGTCAGCCGCGGCGAATCCGGCGCGGACGAAAACCCGGCGCGTGAAACGATCCGTCGACGGCTCGGCGATCGCGCTTGCGGGCTTCGTGATGCTGATCGCGCTGTGGTTTCTGAGCGTGCGCTTTCTGCACGTGCCCTCGTATATCCTGCCCGACCCCATGAAGGTGCTGCATGCGCTGTGGGCGGGCCTGGCCGTCGATCCGACCAGCGCCACGGGCTTCTATCGCCCGCTCTGGAGCACCTTGAGCAATGCCGCCTTGGGATTCCTGATCGGTTCGGTCACGGGTCTGGTGCTCGGCTCTTTGATGGCGGAAAGCAAGGTGGTCGAAAAGCTGGTCATGCCCTACGCCTTCGCGTTGCAGAGCCTGCCGAAAGTCGCGATCGCGCCGCTGATCGTGATCTGGCTGGGTTTCGGGGATAGCAGCAAGATCGCCATCGCCGCGCTGCTGGCCTTCTTTCCGCTGCTGATCAACAGCTTCACCGGACTGCGCGCGACCGAGCCGGAGCGCATCGACCTGATGCGTTCGCTGTCCGCCACGCGTTTCGAGATCTACCGCATCGTCAAGCTGCCCAACGCCGCGCCCTTTATTTTCGCGGGCCTGGACATGGCGGTGGTCTATGCGCTGTTGGGCGCGATCGTCGCGGAATTCCTGGGCGCGCAACAAGGCATGGGTGTCGCCATCACGCAGGCGCAGTCGGTATCGGATGTGGCGGGCGTGTTCGCGCTGCTGATCATCCTCGGCGTGATGGGGGTGCTGCTGCACGGCGCGGTCAACCGCATCGAACGCCGGGTGGTTCATTGGGCGCGCCGCGCCGATCGTTAA
- a CDS encoding ABC transporter substrate-binding protein gives MQITRREWMLATSAFGAALALAPKRLLAAELKPVRFGIGQKAMAPNVINCVIGEVLGFNKEEGLTIRPQALGGNSNVQVAVDRGDVDIGIGVPSFGLPLLAKGEWNTSMNYYEYTYPYKWDIVVKPGSDIKSYQDLKGKKIGVSDFAATDYPVTKNVLKSLGIDPEKDVKFVAVGNGVPAGVALERGAIDALSYYDTGFGQIEAAGIAITFLPRPDKLPMVGGQFLMARKETFNSQRDMLVGYGRSVCKASQFILADPDAGARAFLAMYPEAAPRGSGKAEAVKSILNAISRRIKLYNPPYPNTKMGAINETEFQQEAELNQLNIKDFKTFYTNSLIDDINKFDVAKIQAMAKSYQG, from the coding sequence ATGCAGATCACACGCAGGGAGTGGATGCTGGCCACTAGCGCCTTTGGCGCGGCGCTGGCCCTGGCGCCGAAGCGCCTGCTGGCCGCCGAGCTCAAGCCGGTGCGCTTCGGTATCGGCCAGAAGGCGATGGCGCCGAACGTCATCAATTGCGTCATCGGTGAAGTACTCGGCTTCAACAAGGAAGAAGGACTGACGATCCGGCCGCAGGCGCTGGGCGGGAATTCCAACGTGCAGGTGGCGGTGGACCGCGGCGATGTCGATATCGGCATCGGGGTGCCGTCCTTCGGCCTGCCGCTGTTGGCGAAGGGGGAATGGAACACCTCGATGAATTACTACGAGTACACCTATCCGTACAAGTGGGACATCGTCGTCAAGCCGGGCTCCGACATCAAGTCTTATCAGGACCTGAAGGGCAAGAAGATAGGCGTGTCGGATTTCGCGGCCACCGATTATCCGGTCACCAAGAACGTGCTGAAGAGCCTGGGCATCGACCCGGAGAAGGATGTGAAGTTCGTCGCGGTCGGCAATGGCGTGCCGGCGGGGGTGGCCCTGGAACGCGGCGCGATCGACGCGCTGTCCTATTACGACACCGGGTTCGGCCAGATCGAGGCAGCCGGTATCGCGATCACCTTCCTGCCGCGTCCGGACAAGCTGCCCATGGTGGGCGGCCAGTTCCTGATGGCCCGCAAGGAGACGTTCAATTCGCAGCGCGACATGCTGGTCGGCTATGGGCGGTCGGTCTGCAAGGCGTCGCAGTTCATCCTGGCCGATCCGGACGCGGGCGCTCGCGCGTTTCTGGCCATGTATCCGGAAGCGGCGCCGCGCGGGAGCGGCAAGGCCGAGGCCGTGAAATCGATCCTGAACGCGATCAGCCGGCGGATCAAGCTGTACAACCCGCCTTATCCGAACACGAAGATGGGCGCGATCAACGAGACGGAGTTCCAGCAGGAGGCCGAGCTCAATCAGCTGAACATCAAGGACTTCAAGACTTTCTATACGAATTCCTTGATCGACGACATCAACAAGTTCGACGTGGCCAAGATCCAGGCCATGGCGAAGTCGTACCAGGGTTGA
- a CDS encoding cysteine dioxygenase family protein yields MTLKTERQALVKETMAELQGILGDGQPDRATLEKVSRRLQTLAQRAELFPVEEFPAPTEESGATSSRYLLGQESEEGMTLYLNVIIPGKDTKPHDHGTWAVIVAVSGEELNRIYQRVDDGSNPEQARLEKVREYVVKPGSPINFLPRDIHSIHVDGNQTVRHFHLYGQPLETLTDRLGYDLETGKVSNYNKNFMRPTVGRDA; encoded by the coding sequence ATGACTCTCAAAACCGAACGGCAGGCGCTCGTGAAGGAGACCATGGCTGAGCTCCAAGGCATCCTGGGAGACGGCCAGCCCGACCGCGCCACGCTGGAAAAAGTCAGCCGGCGCCTGCAAACGCTGGCGCAGCGGGCGGAGCTCTTTCCGGTGGAAGAATTCCCGGCGCCCACCGAGGAATCCGGCGCGACGTCCTCGCGCTACCTGCTGGGGCAGGAATCCGAAGAGGGCATGACGCTCTACCTGAACGTCATCATCCCGGGCAAGGACACCAAGCCGCACGACCACGGCACCTGGGCGGTGATCGTCGCCGTCAGCGGCGAAGAGCTGAACCGCATCTACCAGCGCGTGGACGACGGCAGCAATCCCGAGCAGGCCCGCCTGGAAAAGGTGCGCGAATACGTGGTGAAGCCCGGATCGCCGATCAACTTCTTGCCCAGGGACATCCACAGCATTCATGTGGACGGCAACCAGACGGTGCGGCACTTTCACCTGTATGGCCAGCCGTTGGAAACCCTGACGGACCGGCTGGGCTACGACCTGGAGACCGGCAAGGTGTCGAACTACAACAAGAACTTCATGCGGCCCACCGTCGGCCGCGACGCCTGA
- a CDS encoding IclR family transcriptional regulator gives MSLQDKPEPVEAKNLVQSLAKGFRVLEAFTAQEPELTMADVARRAGVDNATAFRFLNTLVAIGYVQRVEGTRKFRLSLKVLDLGFHAIARSDLRARARPILRSLVGEVNEAASVGVLDGAEVMYAERVQAGLTRLAVDIRIGSRVPAYSSAVGQAILAWSDDDTRKEVLQARPLKALTATTITDMDTLLARLDAIRKLGYAVSDQETVSGLYVVAAPVFDQDGVPVAALSVAAPAIRTTLKDFVDSTAQPVVQAANELSKALTTTGSFAPHRLAGG, from the coding sequence ATGTCGTTGCAGGACAAGCCCGAGCCCGTCGAAGCCAAGAACCTGGTGCAATCGCTGGCGAAGGGTTTTCGTGTGCTGGAGGCGTTCACCGCGCAGGAGCCCGAGCTGACCATGGCGGACGTGGCCCGGCGGGCGGGCGTGGACAACGCGACAGCCTTTCGCTTCCTGAACACCCTCGTCGCCATCGGCTACGTGCAACGGGTCGAAGGCACGCGCAAGTTCCGCCTGTCGCTGAAGGTGCTGGACCTGGGCTTCCATGCCATTGCCCGATCCGACTTGCGCGCCCGCGCCCGGCCCATCCTGCGCAGCCTGGTGGGCGAGGTGAACGAGGCCGCGTCGGTCGGCGTGCTCGACGGGGCCGAAGTCATGTATGCGGAGCGGGTGCAGGCGGGGCTGACGCGGCTGGCCGTCGATATCCGCATCGGCAGCCGCGTTCCTGCCTACTCCAGCGCGGTAGGCCAGGCCATCCTGGCGTGGTCGGACGACGACACGCGCAAGGAAGTGCTGCAGGCGCGGCCGTTGAAGGCGCTGACCGCCACCACCATCACCGACATGGATACCTTGCTCGCGCGGTTGGACGCGATACGCAAGCTTGGCTATGCGGTCTCCGACCAGGAAACCGTGTCCGGCCTGTATGTCGTGGCCGCCCCCGTCTTCGACCAGGATGGCGTGCCCGTGGCGGCGTTGAGCGTCGCCGCGCCGGCCATCCGGACGACGCTGAAGGACTTCGTGGACTCGACGGCGCAGCCCGTCGTGCAGGCCGCGAATGAATTGTCGAAAGCCCTGACCACCACCGGAAGTTTCGCGCCGCACCGCCTGGCGGGCGGCTGA
- a CDS encoding ABC transporter ATP-binding protein: MRNTLAVAPSMSAANTSPLKMVDAAAAPRTGLTELIRIQNVSKTYTTASGDAVHAVDNVDLSITDGEFVCIVGPSGCGKSTLLRMLAGLDTYDDGSLTLNGMEVAGPSGDVGVVFQAANLLPWITVRENVALPLRVGGRRESAEQRITDLLAIAGLKDFGDRYPYELSGGMQQRAGICRALARDPRILLMDEPFGALDALTRERMNAELQRIWQANAKTVVLITHSISEAIFLADRVVVMSARPGRVLREIEIPIPRPRTFDSIVSHPEYARLAREIRALLNEQESTHE, encoded by the coding sequence ATGAGAAATACCCTGGCCGTCGCGCCATCGATGTCCGCGGCGAACACGTCCCCGCTGAAAATGGTGGACGCCGCCGCTGCCCCGCGTACCGGGCTTACCGAGTTGATACGTATCCAGAACGTTTCGAAGACCTATACGACCGCGTCGGGCGATGCGGTGCACGCGGTCGACAACGTCGACCTGTCCATTACCGATGGCGAGTTCGTCTGCATCGTCGGTCCGTCGGGTTGCGGCAAAAGCACGCTGTTGCGCATGCTTGCCGGGCTCGATACTTATGACGATGGCAGCCTTACGCTGAACGGTATGGAGGTCGCCGGCCCGTCGGGCGATGTCGGCGTGGTTTTCCAGGCCGCCAATCTGCTGCCGTGGATCACGGTGCGCGAGAACGTCGCCTTGCCGCTGCGCGTGGGCGGCCGGCGAGAATCGGCCGAGCAGCGGATCACGGACCTGCTGGCGATCGCCGGCCTGAAGGACTTCGGCGACCGCTACCCCTATGAGCTATCGGGCGGCATGCAGCAGCGCGCGGGCATCTGCCGCGCACTGGCCCGCGATCCCCGGATCCTGCTCATGGACGAGCCCTTCGGCGCGCTCGATGCCCTGACGCGCGAGCGCATGAACGCCGAGCTGCAGCGTATCTGGCAGGCCAATGCAAAGACCGTCGTCCTCATCACGCACAGTATTTCGGAGGCGATCTTCCTGGCCGATCGCGTGGTGGTGATGTCCGCGCGGCCCGGGCGGGTGCTGCGCGAGATCGAGATTCCCATTCCGCGTCCCCGGACCTTCGATTCCATCGTCAGCCATCCGGAGTATGCGCGGCTGGCGCGCGAAATAAGGGCGTTGTTGAACGAGCAGGAGAGCACCCATGAGTAA
- a CDS encoding Bug family tripartite tricarboxylate transporter substrate binding protein, whose protein sequence is MRVLCRKDILALALLSTAAPWGAMAGGDEISTEYPRRPVTLVVGYPPGGTPDTLVRVLADYLERELGQRLLVDYKPGAAGNIGAQSVARSMPDGYTIFLSARPNTTHSVMYAKMDYDFARDLVPIGLVATAPYVMVVSADAPIASVRDLVQLARAYPGAMTCASSGIGSTPHLLCELLQQETDTAMLHIPYQGSAQALKDVAAGRVDMQVTNVSGTLAQIQAGKLRPIAVMSGTRVSTLPDVPTIAEAGFPSLTSGAWFGLMAPKGTPSSAIQKLNQSINVAMMHPGLRAAMAQLIYDLPPQPNTPSAFEEWISQETEQWTAVLRARNIKPLH, encoded by the coding sequence ATGCGCGTCCTGTGTAGAAAAGACATTCTCGCTTTGGCCTTGTTGAGCACGGCCGCGCCGTGGGGCGCGATGGCCGGCGGTGATGAAATCAGTACGGAGTATCCCAGGCGGCCCGTCACGCTGGTGGTGGGGTATCCACCGGGAGGTACGCCGGACACACTCGTGCGTGTTCTCGCCGATTACCTGGAAAGGGAGTTGGGACAGCGATTGCTTGTTGACTACAAGCCCGGTGCGGCGGGCAATATCGGCGCGCAATCCGTGGCGCGGTCAATGCCGGACGGGTACACGATATTCCTCAGCGCCCGGCCGAATACGACGCACAGCGTCATGTACGCAAAGATGGATTATGACTTCGCGCGTGACCTGGTTCCCATCGGCCTGGTCGCGACGGCACCGTATGTGATGGTGGTCAGCGCGGATGCGCCCATCGCCTCCGTGCGTGACCTTGTGCAGCTGGCCAGGGCTTACCCAGGTGCCATGACATGCGCGTCGAGCGGGATAGGATCGACGCCGCATTTGCTCTGCGAGCTGCTGCAGCAGGAAACGGACACGGCCATGCTGCATATTCCCTATCAGGGATCGGCGCAGGCGTTGAAGGACGTAGCCGCTGGCAGGGTGGATATGCAGGTCACCAACGTATCGGGTACCTTGGCCCAGATCCAGGCCGGGAAGCTCAGGCCGATCGCCGTCATGTCGGGTACGCGGGTGAGCACGTTGCCCGACGTTCCGACCATCGCCGAAGCGGGTTTTCCCAGCCTGACTTCCGGCGCGTGGTTCGGCCTGATGGCGCCGAAGGGTACGCCTTCGTCTGCGATCCAGAAACTCAACCAATCGATCAATGTGGCGATGATGCATCCCGGTCTACGTGCGGCGATGGCGCAGTTGATCTACGATCTGCCACCGCAACCCAACACGCCTTCGGCGTTCGAGGAATGGATCTCGCAGGAAACCGAGCAGTGGACGGCAGTGCTTCGGGCGCGGAATATCAAGCCATTGCATTGA